ATTGCATTAATGACCTGCATGATGGTTGCTTGGGCAGTTCTTGCTTATGCAGTCAATCCTGACGATTATATTTATCAGGATTTTGAAACCTTTGATCATGTTGTTAAAAAAAATAGCGCAATCAAAGGTGCTGAAATTTATATCTCGCCAACGCCTGAGGATGCCCGGATCAGCTTTTTAAGCGGCAACATCAGTTATTCCAGAGGTATGCTTCTTAAGCCGGGCAGGTATCATATAGCTGTTTCAAAACCGGGTTATAAAGATATAACAAAGTGGATTGATGTTAAGCCCGGACGAAAGCTGAATCTTAGTTTTGTGCTTAAGAAAGTGCCAGCCAAAAAACACAAAGCCGGAGAAATCTGGATTGATACGTCTACAGGTATGGAGTTCATCTGGATACCGGGAGGTTCTTTCATAATGGGTGCGGATGATGGCCGTCCTGATGAGGCGCCTGCGCATAAGCAAGAACTTGAAGGCTTCTGGATGGGAAAATATGAAGTTACTAACGCACAGTATCGTAAATATAAACCGGATCACGACAGCAAAAAAAATGATGGCGGTTCTCTGAATGCGGATGAAAATCCCGTGGTCTTTGTATCATGGGAGGATGCCGTTGATTTCACAAAATGGCTTTCTGCAAAAGGTCAGGGGCAATTCAGTCTGCCTTCTGAAATTCAGTGGGAATATGCCTGCCGTGCCGACTCAAGTTCAGAATATTTTTTTGGTGATGATCCTGATATGCTTGAAGATTATGCCTGGTATGCTAAAAACAGCGTTACGGGCTTTAAATTGCTTGGCGGGCATGGAGTGAGTCATCCTGTGGGAAAATTAAAGCCCAATGCCTTCGGTCTGTATGATATGCTTGGTAATGTCTGGGAATGGTGCAGTGATGGTTATGATAAGTTTGCGTATTTTAAAAAACGGGAGAATCATAAATCCGACCGATACCGTGTGCTGCGTGGCGGGAGTTTTCTATCCTCTTCTGAATATCTGCGTTGCGCAACCCGTCACTGGTCTGCAACCGGTGAGCGCAGCCGCATGGAAGACTACGGCTTTCGAGTAGTCCGCACGGATTAGTCACTATTTAATATATAGAGCTTAATTTTCAACGATAATTCTCGGGGGCTTTCTTTATGGCCTCTTCCTGTTCAGGAGTGACCGTGTCCATGAATATAAGCTCCGAGCCATCATTCTTGACTTTTACTAAAACACGTTCTCCCTGTTGCGGATAGAAGTATTTGGTTCCGTCTATCCGTACATTGGCTTCCTGCTTTGCGGTATCAATTGATTTACAGGTTGCAGTGAATCTCTCCGGGGTATCATCTGTCAGTGCATATTCAGTTTTAAAAATTAGTTTTTTTGATGTGTAATGCCTGCCATGCTTTAATATTTGAACCTGCTCAATTGTGGCGATGGCTTTTATTTGAGCTTCTTCCGCAAGTTTTTCATAATATTCAGGTGATCTGACAGCAAAAGCCTGAGAGCACATAAATATAAATATACTCAGCCATAAAAAAGTAATTCTACCCGCCATCAGTCCTCCAGAAGGTTTATTTATGCTTCCAGTTTAGTGATTTGTAATATAATATATATTAGATGAAAAGCAATACGGTACTCCTCGTCTTTTTTCTATTGTTTTGTATGTTAATCTGGAAAGGGCCGTCAGCCAGATCAGGTGCAGGACCTGTTTCCCCGTATGTAATTTCTGTTGAAAAAATTAAATCCGCAGCTCCGTATAAAATGACTATTGATAGTCCGGTATTGCGTAACAGCAAAGCCGGTTCTTATGTTGCGGAGTGGATTGAGAAAGTTAAAGCAGATTTTATTGCTGATGGTGCTGCCGCGGGAATGGCTGCAACTGAAAATACACTGGAGATATCGCTGGCAGGGCATAAAGAGTTCGGACCATATCTTAATTTAAAATTTTCAGTGGAAGAGTACATGGGCGGAGCACATCCTGAAGTGACCATGCAGACATTTTTTCTGGATATGAGAACCGGTAAACTCATTACAATTGAGAATCTGCTTTATGGCAACAAAAGGAATCTGGGTATAATTTCCAAGTATGTCATCAATATTCTGGAAGAGCGGCGAGGATATGCCCTGACTCCGCTGGAGAAGCAGGGGCTTGCGCCTTATTTCAACAACTATAGATATTTTGCTTTTACCAGAAGCGGGCTTTGTTTCTATTTTCCGGTCTACCAGACCGGAGCGCGAGGGGAAGGTGAGCAGAGTGTGATTATTGAATACAGACTTGTATCAAAATTCATGCGACCTGATATCGGGTCATTTGTAACTATCGTGTATTAAATAATTATATGAAAAATTTAATTCTACTTCTCATTTTTATATTATCGGCAGGCTATGCACATGCTGCTGAAAGCTCAAGACAGCTTCATCCTGTTTATGTCTCCGCAAGATTTGTAAATATGGAGTCTTTTTCAGATTATGTATTTGTACATCTCGAAACTCTGAACGGTCGGATAAAAATCAGAAAAATAATCCGGCCCAAGGGTGGGGTTGTGAAGGATAGCCGCGCAAATAAGCTGGAAATTCTGGCTGTTCCGAAAAGTCTCTACGATTCAGCCGGAAGCCTTGATGGTCTTGATCTCATTTCAGATTCAGCCATCCTCAGAGCGGGCGGGGCGGCACTAGAATCCGGCCGTAAACTTATTCCCGGACCTTCTTCAGTGTGTGGGAAAGAAGTTTATTACACCATCTCTATCCGTAACGGAGTCTTCTCCTTAACAAAAAAAGGCGAGAAAGAGTTTCGGGAAGTGCCTAATTATCCTCCTGTAAACCTGCTGCTGATTGGTTTTATTGTATCATTTGTTCTGGAATTACTGATCTTTTTTGTGTTTACCCGTCTAGTCTTCCGCCTCGGTGGTCCGGGAATTTTTCGCAGTGCTTTCTCAGTCCTTCTGGCTCAGGCTGTGACACTCCCAGTGCTGGGATACCTCATAAATCACTACTCCATAGTTACATCCGGCATGCTGGCAACACTTGAGCTGGCAACCGTGGCCGCGGAAGGCGCAGTATATAAGTTCCTAAGCCGACTCAGCTGGGTGCAGGCCCTGATAATATCGCTTGTCGCCAACATCGCCTTCTTAATAGTGGGCTGTCTCGCCTGAAAATGTAAGGGGCTTCTAAGCTGCCTATCCGGCAGTGAACGATCCGCAATTTGTAGCAGATCCTGATGAAGATTTCTAAGCTGCCTATCCGGCAGTGAACCAGAAGTGGTTATATCTGTCGAGTCTTTCTACTTTCTAAGCTGCCTATCCGGCAGTGAACTTGTAAATATAACAAATACTTGGCAGGCGGCATTTCTAAGCTGCCTATCCGGCAGTGAACTATACAAAGCTTATAGCACAGCAGGAAAAGCGTTTCTAAGCTGCCTATCCGGCAGTGAACACGAAACCTCAATGCTGTCCAGATTATCACTCTTTTCTAAGCTGCCTATCCGGCAGTGAACTAGGGCAGTATTAGAGAATATTTGTTTAAAATCAATAGGTACATCTTAAAAATACAATAAATACCCTTTTAAATTCTAAAAACGTAAGATATTGAATTTAAACATTTATATTTTGTGCTGTGAAAAAGGGTCACCAGAAAGAACATTTTATGAAAAAGAATATATAAATATCGTATAAATATTGATTAATAAATTTAATGGGATTATATGCCGAATATGAAGGATATTTCCCCATCTTTTAATGAGCAGGGAGCTGTTCCCACCAATATTACCTATAGCAATGTTCTGCGAAAAGATGACGAGAATACTTGGAATTCTTTAGAATCTATACGGCTGCTCACAGTTCTTGCCGCTCTCCTTCATGATTCAGGCAAAGCCAGCATTCATTTTCAGGAAAAATTAAAGAAATCAGCCCGAATAGCTGATCCATACCGTCACGAGTGGGTTTCACTCAGGATTTTTCAGAATTTTGTAGCCGGGAGAGAAGATATTGAGTGGCTGAGCGATCTTGCAGAGGGCCGTTTCGGGAGTTTGTGGCAGTTTGATGATTCGCTGATTATGGACGGTATTTCTAAAAAAGCAAAAAGCCCTTTTAAAAAAATGGACCGGATTGCTTCTTTTGTAGGTTGGCTTATGGTCAGCCATCATCGTATGCCTGCTCCGGCATCAGATTCCGGGGAACTTAAGATTCCTCAATTGAAAAAGCTGCCTTCTAAAATATCAGCCGACTGGGCCGGATCACTCAAAGATGCCGATGATATTCCCCTAACTAAAAACTGGGAATTTACCTTAAATCCGTTCGACAATCCCCTTTGGGAAAAACAGGCCATCAAAGCCGCCGCACGCATCGTAGCCCGGCAGGATATATTTGATAATAAGTGGCTTGATGACAGTTTTGCCATTCATATTTCCCGCATGGCCCTGATCATGGCGGACCATTTTTATTCCAGCCTTACTGATCGCAGTCAGAGAATTGTGGCGCAGGACCGGGGACTGTTTGCAAATACTGCAAGAGGGGCGGACGGCCATTCCTGTTTGAATCAGGGCCTTGCTGAACACCTTGTTGGAGTGGCTGCAAAGAGCAGCCTTTTTTTACATGCTCTGCCGAGGTTGAGAGATCATCTGCCGGGCATTGGTCGGCACAAAGGTTTCACCCGCAGGGCCGCGATCAAACAGTTTCAATGGCAGAATAAATGTTATGATCTGGCGGCATCCATAGCGCAGAGATCCGTTGAAAATGGTTTTTTCGGGATTAATATGGCCTCAACCGGATGCGGAAAAACTTTTGCCAACGGGCGGATAATGTACGGCATTGGAGATTCTCCACATGGAGTGCGTTTTACCTATGCGCTCGGTTTGCGAACTCTGACTCTTCAGACAGGAAGCGCATACAGAAAAATGCTCTCACTGGGCGATGATGAACTTGCGGTGCTTGTCGGCGGTGGAGCTGTGCGCAGGCTGCATGAGCTCCGTGAACGTCCTGCTCAAAACGGCTGTGAAAGCGCTGCGCCACAGCAACAAAATGATTTTTTTCTGGATGAAAACAGTCATGTTTTCTATGAAGGAAATGTGGATTCATCTGTTTTGTCCGGCTGGTTTGATAACAATCTCCAAGCCAAAAAATTAATTACCTCGCCCATAACCGTATGCACAATTGACCATCTTATGCCGGGCACGGAATCGCTCAGGGGCGGGCACCATATTCCGCCAATGCTCAGGCTGCTCACTTCTGATTTGATTCTTGATGAACCTGATGATTTTTCGCTGGCGGACCTGCACGGATTGAGCAGACTCGTAAACTGGGCCGGAATGCTGGGGAGCAGAGTTTTACTGTCTTCTGCAACCATGCCTCCGGCATTTATTGAAGGACTGTTTGATGCTTATGCCGCCGGGCGTAAGGTTTTTATGAAAAATTGCGGTAGTTCAGTGAAAACACTTCCGGTGTGTTGTGCATGGTTTGATGAATTCAATGCGGTTGCGCATGATATGGATTCAGGCAAAAATTTTATTGAAGAGCATAACAGCTTTGTTGAGAAGCGATGTGAAAAAATATCCGCAACAGAGCAGAGAAAACGCGGTAAAATAGTAGCAGTGGATACTGAATGTGAAAGTACGGAAGCTGATGTGGCTGCCACCATTTTAAAATACAGCTCAGAACTTCACAGCAGACATTTTTGCAGCCCGTCTGATTCATCCGTAAAAGTCAGCTTCGGTCTTGTCCGAATGGCCAATATTAATTCCGCAGTGAATGTTGCCAAAGAGTTATCCTGCCGCCGTGCTCCGGAAGGAGTGCGGGTCCATATCTGCTGCTATCATTCCCAATATCCGTTGATGGTTCGGTCCGCCATTGAAAAGCGGCTCGATGCAATTCTCAAACGTGAAAATGATCAAAGTATTTTTGAAAATGAATATGTAATCGAAACTTTGAAAAAGTCAGATTTGGATAGCCATATTTTTATTGTTCTTGCAACGCCTGTTGCGGAAGTCGGCAGAGACCATGATTACGACTGGGCTATAATTGAGCCGTCTTCCATGCGTTCAATTGTGCAGCTTGCCGGAAGGGTCTGGCGGCACCGGAAGGATAAAGTCTGCAATTATCCAAATATTTATATTTTAGAGAAAAATATAAAAGCCCTCAAAGGGAAAGAAGTAGTTTTTGAAAAGCCCGGATTTGAAAGCAAATGGCACAAGCTTTCAAGCCATGATCTGCATTATGTTCTGACTGAAGATCAGTATCGGGAAATCAATTCTCTGCCGAGGATAAAAGAGCGCAGTAATTTTGATGAGACAGGCAACCTTGTTGATCTGGAACATTTTCAGATCAGGAATACCATGACCAGCAGAAAGGTTGCTGACGATGATGAAACAGAAGGCGCTGACAGGTGGTGGAATACTCGGGCCAGTCTTTCTGGATATCTTCAAAAAACAACCGGATTCAGGTCCGGGGAGAAGAATAACCGCTACTCATGTGTGCTGGAAGATGAGTATGAAGAAATAAAATTTATTGGATTTAATGATGTCGGGGAGGAAATTGATTGTGACTATCTGTTTAGAAAAGAAGATTTTGAGCCTGATAGCGAGTCAATCTCTTTCTGGGATGGCTCCGACTTTAAAGAGGTCGCTTTAAAGCTGGCGGATGATCTGGATATGGATATTGAAAAGTGTTCCAGAATTTTCGGGCAGTTTGCTTTGAGGGCCAGCGGTGAAGAAAAAGGATGGAAATATCATCCCAACCTTGGATTTTATTCCTGAAATTTAAGTTTATCAGGTGGTTTAATCTAATACCAAGCAATCTTGAGAGGCGCTATGAGCGAAGTAAATCAGGATGAAGTAGATGCTATACGCAAAGTCATTGATGACTATTTGAAAAGTATTGCAGATTCTAAAAGTGAATCTTTTTTTAAAAAAATTGCAAAATATAAAGAAAGTATAGCCTCAGACGAAGCCCTGCCTGCTGATATTGAAAAAGCAGAAAAAGGGATAGCGGAAGAAGAATTAAATATTGAAAAAGTCCGCTCCAAGTATGAGACAGAAACTTGGCTGCTTGATGCGGCCAAAAGAGCCGGATGGATTCAGCTTGTAAGCCATACACCTAAAAATATGAATTCGTGTGCAAAGGGTGCGTCCGGTCTTTTTTGCAGCACGGCATCAAAATCAATACCTGATGAATTTGTAAGTTCATTTTCCATAGGAGCTAAATCAGATGTGAATGATGCTGTGGGAAATGCCGCAGCTCTTGATGTAAATAAGTTTTTACAGACTGAATATAAAGGACGTTCTCTGCTTAGTATGCTGCTTGAGGATGACAAAAATTTTCAAATGGCCCTTGCTGATAATTCAGAAACAGCAAAGCAGATATTTGACGGTTTTAAAGAGTTCATCAAAGAACGGGAACCTTCAGCCCACAGCCTGACCAAGCAGGTATATTTCCCCGTTAGTGACGGATATCATCTCTTACTGCCTCTGTATCCTTCGGTTCTGGTCAGCAATATACATGAACAACTCAGTTCGGATTTTTTCAGTGAAGAAGTTAAGGCTGCCAGAAAAGCACGCAAAGGTAATGATTTTTGTGAACAGCCAATCCACAGCTATCCTGATCTGGCCGTACAGTCTTTTGGCGGCAGCAAACCGCAGAATATCAGCCAGTTGAACAGCATGCGTCATGGTAAAAGTTATCTTTTGCCTTCACTACCGCCTATGTGGAAATCAGCTGAAATTTCAATTCCCCGCAGAAGTATTTTTAGCTCATCACTGTATTACCGTAGAAACGTCAGATACTGGGTAAAAGCTCTTGGCGAATATCTTAAAAAACTTACAGTTGATAATATGAATACCAGACATGGCCGGGACAAGATTCTTGCCGCGATTGTTGATGATGTTTTGAACTATGCAATGGAGTTACGTTCTCTGCCCTCAGCCTGGAGTGCTTCCCCTGAGTATAAACTGCCTGACTATGAAAAAAAATGGCTTGATGTTGGATATCCTTCAGATTCCGGTGTGCAGGATGATGAATGGCTGGAACTGGTCTGCCATAATTTTGCTTTGACTTTAAATGCACGGCTCAAGAAATTTTATAAAATAGAAGTAGATAACTCTACATATAATATCTGGAAGACAGCTTTGAAAACGGAAATGAAAAAGTTCAACTGGGAGGGCGGATTATGAGCCTGAAATTTAAAACTCCCGATGCTGTTTTAGTTTTGAATCATCTACGCCTTATCAATTGCAACACTATTTCCAGCCCACTCACATGGGGTTTTCCAGCCATCTCTGCTTTTGCCGGATTCACTGAAGCCTTGAATATAAGAGTTCAGGATTCAACGGAATATGAAGTCCAGCTTTGCGGAGTTGGTGTAGTCTGCCATGCTTTTGATCCACAGGTAAACAAG
The nucleotide sequence above comes from Maridesulfovibrio bastinii DSM 16055. Encoded proteins:
- a CDS encoding SUMF1/EgtB/PvdO family nonheme iron enzyme — protein: MIKKIALMTCMMVAWAVLAYAVNPDDYIYQDFETFDHVVKKNSAIKGAEIYISPTPEDARISFLSGNISYSRGMLLKPGRYHIAVSKPGYKDITKWIDVKPGRKLNLSFVLKKVPAKKHKAGEIWIDTSTGMEFIWIPGGSFIMGADDGRPDEAPAHKQELEGFWMGKYEVTNAQYRKYKPDHDSKKNDGGSLNADENPVVFVSWEDAVDFTKWLSAKGQGQFSLPSEIQWEYACRADSSSEYFFGDDPDMLEDYAWYAKNSVTGFKLLGGHGVSHPVGKLKPNAFGLYDMLGNVWEWCSDGYDKFAYFKKRENHKSDRYRVLRGGSFLSSSEYLRCATRHWSATGERSRMEDYGFRVVRTD
- a CDS encoding DUF3298 domain-containing protein; this encodes MTIDSPVLRNSKAGSYVAEWIEKVKADFIADGAAAGMAATENTLEISLAGHKEFGPYLNLKFSVEEYMGGAHPEVTMQTFFLDMRTGKLITIENLLYGNKRNLGIISKYVINILEERRGYALTPLEKQGLAPYFNNYRYFAFTRSGLCFYFPVYQTGARGEGEQSVIIEYRLVSKFMRPDIGSFVTIVY
- the cas3f gene encoding type I-F CRISPR-associated helicase Cas3f; its protein translation is MPNMKDISPSFNEQGAVPTNITYSNVLRKDDENTWNSLESIRLLTVLAALLHDSGKASIHFQEKLKKSARIADPYRHEWVSLRIFQNFVAGREDIEWLSDLAEGRFGSLWQFDDSLIMDGISKKAKSPFKKMDRIASFVGWLMVSHHRMPAPASDSGELKIPQLKKLPSKISADWAGSLKDADDIPLTKNWEFTLNPFDNPLWEKQAIKAAARIVARQDIFDNKWLDDSFAIHISRMALIMADHFYSSLTDRSQRIVAQDRGLFANTARGADGHSCLNQGLAEHLVGVAAKSSLFLHALPRLRDHLPGIGRHKGFTRRAAIKQFQWQNKCYDLAASIAQRSVENGFFGINMASTGCGKTFANGRIMYGIGDSPHGVRFTYALGLRTLTLQTGSAYRKMLSLGDDELAVLVGGGAVRRLHELRERPAQNGCESAAPQQQNDFFLDENSHVFYEGNVDSSVLSGWFDNNLQAKKLITSPITVCTIDHLMPGTESLRGGHHIPPMLRLLTSDLILDEPDDFSLADLHGLSRLVNWAGMLGSRVLLSSATMPPAFIEGLFDAYAAGRKVFMKNCGSSVKTLPVCCAWFDEFNAVAHDMDSGKNFIEEHNSFVEKRCEKISATEQRKRGKIVAVDTECESTEADVAATILKYSSELHSRHFCSPSDSSVKVSFGLVRMANINSAVNVAKELSCRRAPEGVRVHICCYHSQYPLMVRSAIEKRLDAILKRENDQSIFENEYVIETLKKSDLDSHIFIVLATPVAEVGRDHDYDWAIIEPSSMRSIVQLAGRVWRHRKDKVCNYPNIYILEKNIKALKGKEVVFEKPGFESKWHKLSSHDLHYVLTEDQYREINSLPRIKERSNFDETGNLVDLEHFQIRNTMTSRKVADDDETEGADRWWNTRASLSGYLQKTTGFRSGEKNNRYSCVLEDEYEEIKFIGFNDVGEEIDCDYLFRKEDFEPDSESISFWDGSDFKEVALKLADDLDMDIEKCSRIFGQFALRASGEEKGWKYHPNLGFYS
- the csy1 gene encoding type I-F CRISPR-associated protein Csy1, yielding MSEVNQDEVDAIRKVIDDYLKSIADSKSESFFKKIAKYKESIASDEALPADIEKAEKGIAEEELNIEKVRSKYETETWLLDAAKRAGWIQLVSHTPKNMNSCAKGASGLFCSTASKSIPDEFVSSFSIGAKSDVNDAVGNAAALDVNKFLQTEYKGRSLLSMLLEDDKNFQMALADNSETAKQIFDGFKEFIKEREPSAHSLTKQVYFPVSDGYHLLLPLYPSVLVSNIHEQLSSDFFSEEVKAARKARKGNDFCEQPIHSYPDLAVQSFGGSKPQNISQLNSMRHGKSYLLPSLPPMWKSAEISIPRRSIFSSSLYYRRNVRYWVKALGEYLKKLTVDNMNTRHGRDKILAAIVDDVLNYAMELRSLPSAWSASPEYKLPDYEKKWLDVGYPSDSGVQDDEWLELVCHNFALTLNARLKKFYKIEVDNSTYNIWKTALKTEMKKFNWEGGL